One genomic region from Lichenibacterium dinghuense encodes:
- a CDS encoding DUF6894 family protein produces MPRYYFDVTDSKGFHKDEFGHELAGFEEARQECQGFLPDIAREELPDGDLHTISCDVRDEAGRVI; encoded by the coding sequence ATGCCCCGGTACTATTTCGATGTCACAGACAGCAAGGGTTTTCACAAAGACGAGTTCGGACACGAACTCGCTGGTTTCGAAGAAGCACGCCAAGAGTGTCAGGGCTTTCTTCCCGACATCGCGCGTGAAGAACTTCCGGACGGAGATTTGCACACCATCTCGTGCGATGTGCGGGACGAGGCAGGTCGCGTCATCTAA
- a CDS encoding Crp/Fnr family transcriptional regulator encodes MPKVINERQSFGEQAFSDQETAVVNALARKLELFGPLSDDDRRLLDETIMRPRTVEDHQDIIREGDAPEDVHLVLEGFAMRYKILPDGRRSIFAYLIPGDFCDLNIFILKAMDHGIATLSACTMVDIPRQRILELLERPAIARALWWATLVDEATLREWLVNMGRRNAESSIAHLFCEIHLRLKSIGLADGGEFYFPVTQRELSDTMGLSAVHMNRSLQNLQAMGLLTVRRSKIKIHDIDRLHEMCEFNSNYLHLDGSKTIKKQMRCRTETCMGMLSADRHQGAGDRGKSLPRPPCRETLMPRYFIDTDDGDRLHQDHTGHVLPDTEAARKTALDALPDMARDKIPDGDTRTITATARDEQGNVVYAATLTLKGERGPGYVREG; translated from the coding sequence TTGCCAAAAGTTATCAATGAGCGGCAGTCGTTCGGGGAACAGGCATTCAGTGACCAGGAGACTGCGGTGGTCAACGCACTTGCCCGTAAGCTCGAATTATTCGGACCCCTGTCCGATGACGACCGACGATTGCTCGATGAGACGATCATGCGTCCGCGAACGGTCGAAGACCACCAGGACATCATCCGTGAAGGCGACGCGCCCGAGGACGTGCACCTCGTGCTCGAAGGTTTTGCCATGCGCTACAAGATCCTGCCCGACGGCAGGCGATCGATCTTCGCCTATCTCATCCCAGGCGATTTTTGCGATCTGAACATCTTCATCCTGAAGGCGATGGATCACGGCATCGCGACGCTGTCGGCTTGCACCATGGTCGACATCCCGCGGCAACGGATCCTGGAGTTGCTGGAGCGACCCGCCATCGCGCGCGCGCTCTGGTGGGCGACGCTGGTCGATGAGGCCACCCTGAGGGAGTGGCTGGTCAACATGGGCCGACGCAACGCCGAAAGCAGCATCGCCCACCTGTTCTGCGAGATCCACCTGCGCCTCAAGTCCATCGGCTTGGCCGACGGAGGCGAATTCTATTTCCCCGTCACACAGCGGGAACTCTCCGACACCATGGGCCTTTCGGCCGTCCACATGAACCGTTCGCTCCAGAATCTGCAGGCGATGGGTCTCCTCACGGTGAGGCGCAGTAAGATAAAAATTCACGATATCGACCGTTTACATGAAATGTGCGAATTCAATTCGAATTATCTTCACCTCGACGGCAGCAAAACCATCAAAAAACAAATGAGATGCCGAACCGAAACATGTATGGGAATGCTGTCAGCGGACCGCCATCAGGGCGCCGGTGATCGAGGGAAGTCGCTTCCTCGCCCACCCTGTCGCGAGACGCTCATGCCCCGCTATTTCATCGACACGGACGATGGCGATCGACTCCATCAGGACCACACGGGTCATGTGCTGCCCGACACCGAGGCCGCCCGCAAGACGGCCCTCGATGCCCTTCCCGACATGGCGCGGGACAAGATACCGGACGGCGACACCCGCACCATCACGGCCACGGCGCGCGACGAGCAGGGAAACGTCGTCTACGCGGCGACGCTGACGCTCAAGGGCGAGCGTGGACCCGGGTACGTACGCGAAGGATGA
- a CDS encoding DUF6894 family protein: MPRYFFDVKDADTYRRDEVGLDLADDEAARKHVGSLLPSVVQHSLPDGTPHAFECSARNGAGMVVYRGELLFRGVRP; encoded by the coding sequence ATGCCGCGTTACTTCTTCGACGTGAAAGACGCTGACACGTATAGGCGGGACGAGGTCGGGCTCGATCTGGCCGACGATGAGGCGGCCCGCAAGCACGTCGGCTCGCTGTTGCCGAGCGTGGTCCAGCACAGTCTGCCGGATGGGACGCCCCACGCCTTCGAGTGCAGCGCCAGGAATGGTGCGGGGATGGTCGTCTACAGGGGCGAGCTGCTTTTTCGAGGTGTGCGGCCGTAG
- a CDS encoding fatty acid desaturase encodes MPLTPDVSTPVDAKAWARTLARYREPSLYRILFEIAATVLPLAGLWAIMGLTLRASHGLCLVLAIPAALFLVRLFLIQHDCGHDACFRSRATNDWVGRAIGVATLTPYDYWKRTHAVHHATVGNLDERGLGDVTTLTVAEYRGASRLGRLRYRVYRHPAVMFGLGPTYLFLLRHRLPVGLMRAGWRPWLSTMGTNAATSLIVAGLVWWVGLVPFLAIHGPVVLMSSSLGVWLFYVQHQFEETHWSARPDWSHAEAALHGSSHYDLPKALHWLTANVGLHHIHHLGSRIPFYRLPAVMRDYPELGNVGRITLVQSFRCVPLTLWDESNRSLVSFRTARQIVR; translated from the coding sequence ATGCCTTTGACCCCCGACGTTTCCACACCCGTGGACGCCAAGGCCTGGGCGAGGACGCTCGCCCGCTACCGTGAGCCCAGCCTCTACCGCATCCTGTTCGAGATCGCCGCCACGGTCCTGCCGCTGGCAGGCCTTTGGGCGATCATGGGACTGACCCTCAGGGCGAGCCACGGACTTTGCCTCGTCCTCGCCATCCCCGCGGCCTTATTCCTCGTCAGGCTGTTCCTGATCCAGCACGACTGCGGCCACGATGCCTGCTTCCGCTCCCGTGCGACGAACGATTGGGTCGGCCGCGCCATCGGCGTCGCGACCCTCACGCCTTACGACTATTGGAAGCGCACGCACGCCGTCCATCACGCGACGGTGGGCAACCTCGACGAGCGCGGGCTCGGCGACGTCACCACGCTGACGGTGGCCGAATATCGCGGGGCGTCCCGCCTGGGCCGGCTGCGCTACCGCGTCTACCGCCATCCCGCGGTGATGTTCGGCCTCGGCCCCACCTACCTGTTCCTCCTGCGGCATCGGCTGCCCGTCGGCCTGATGCGGGCGGGCTGGCGCCCGTGGCTCAGCACCATGGGGACCAACGCCGCCACGAGCCTGATCGTCGCCGGCCTCGTCTGGTGGGTCGGCTTGGTGCCGTTCCTCGCGATCCATGGGCCTGTCGTGCTGATGTCCTCCTCCCTCGGCGTGTGGCTGTTCTACGTCCAGCACCAGTTCGAGGAGACGCACTGGTCGGCGAGGCCCGACTGGAGCCATGCCGAGGCGGCGCTCCACGGCAGTTCCCACTACGACCTGCCCAAGGCATTGCACTGGCTGACGGCCAATGTCGGGTTGCACCACATCCATCACCTCGGCAGCCGCATCCCGTTCTATCGCCTGCCTGCCGTCATGCGCGACTACCCCGAGTTGGGAAACGTCGGCCGGATTACGCTGGTCCAGAGCTTTCGGTGTGTCCCCCTCACTTTGTGGGACGAGAGCAATCGGTCCCTCGTGTCCTTCAGGACGGCGCGGCAGATCGTCCGCTGA
- a CDS encoding PhnA-like protein: MSAADDARTILVNNVSWGGVLAGVVAGLVTQLILNMIGIGIGASTLNPTTGDNPSASGFSIGAGLWWAVSGIVAAFVGGYIASRLSGRPKASTGGWHGLISWALTTLLIVYLLTTAVGGLIGGAFNTVSGAIGGVGHAVSSAAQTAVPPLTQGTDPVGAMQQALSSPAANDPADFKGTTASFAKALVTGDDAQVADAREKVAQALSKSQSVPIDQARSRVASTEQQIRDRAAQAKQQTAEAAAAAKGVSRGALLASLALVLSAIASWFGGRAGSRSDRGGGAVHPYRACPGHPGRVTAIAHPATSRAGELSPSMSTTALGSFGSDPAPIGPPATFGRDDEATAASTPSRLTSCSALSPSPCLSPWRSSPRRRSPAWQTSVRACAPEARRSVRRMP, from the coding sequence GTGTCTGCGGCCGACGACGCTCGCACGATCTTGGTCAACAACGTGTCGTGGGGCGGCGTGCTGGCCGGGGTGGTCGCGGGTCTCGTGACCCAACTCATCCTCAACATGATCGGCATCGGCATCGGCGCCTCGACGCTGAACCCGACGACCGGCGACAATCCGTCAGCCAGCGGCTTCTCGATCGGTGCCGGCCTTTGGTGGGCCGTGTCGGGCATCGTCGCGGCCTTCGTGGGCGGCTACATCGCCAGCCGCCTGTCGGGACGGCCGAAGGCGTCCACAGGCGGCTGGCACGGGCTGATCTCCTGGGCCTTGACCACGCTTCTCATCGTCTACCTGCTCACCACGGCGGTCGGCGGCCTCATCGGCGGCGCCTTCAACACCGTCAGCGGCGCCATCGGCGGCGTCGGCCACGCCGTGTCCTCCGCGGCGCAGACCGCCGTCCCGCCCCTGACGCAGGGCACGGACCCGGTCGGCGCCATGCAGCAGGCTCTGTCGTCGCCGGCCGCGAACGATCCCGCGGATTTCAAGGGCACCACCGCGTCCTTCGCCAAGGCCCTGGTGACCGGCGACGACGCCCAGGTCGCGGATGCCCGCGAGAAGGTCGCGCAGGCCCTGTCCAAGTCACAGAGCGTGCCGATCGATCAGGCCCGCTCACGCGTCGCCTCGACCGAGCAGCAGATCCGCGACAGGGCAGCCCAGGCGAAGCAGCAGACTGCCGAAGCGGCCGCCGCCGCGAAAGGCGTGTCCCGCGGCGCCCTTCTGGCCAGCTTGGCCCTCGTCCTTAGCGCGATCGCGTCCTGGTTCGGCGGTAGGGCCGGCAGTCGATCCGACCGTGGCGGCGGCGCGGTTCATCCCTACCGCGCGTGTCCGGGGCACCCCGGCCGAGTGACAGCGATCGCCCACCCGGCGACGAGCCGGGCGGGCGAACTCTCGCCCTCTATGTCCACAACGGCCCTCGGCTCGTTCGGATCCGATCCGGCGCCCATCGGCCCGCCCGCCACCTTCGGAAGGGACGACGAGGCGACAGCCGCATCCACACCATCGAGGCTCACGTCATGCTCCGCGCTCTCACCTTCTCCCTGCCTCTCGCCATGGCGCTCATCCCCGCGGCGGCGCTCGCCGGCGTGGCAGACGTCAGTCCGGGCCTGCGCGCCAGAGGCGAGGCGATCTGTAAGGAGGATGCCCTGA
- a CDS encoding IS701 family transposase codes for MVADSSFAALDLIAAVRRHVTLITRLRLDANLFEPAPARVPGRRGRPALKGKRVPKLDAVLRDPATVWTKVTLTEWYGGQTCRLEYTSATALWSKAGLPPQPIRWVLVRDPSGTRDAQAFLCTDADLTAEAILTRFVMRWRIETTFQEVRRHLGVETQRQWSDKAILRTTPALLALYSLVTLWAHELHTRAGPIRPQTAAWYDKRLPTFSDALADVRRALWWPQISSTSPPSRDPVKIHPDLLDRWIDTLCRAA; via the coding sequence GTGGTGGCCGACAGCAGCTTCGCCGCGCTCGACCTCATCGCCGCCGTGCGCCGCCACGTCACCCTGATCACGCGGTTGCGCCTCGACGCCAACCTGTTCGAACCCGCCCCCGCGCGCGTTCCAGGCCGGCGCGGCCGCCCCGCCCTGAAAGGAAAGCGAGTGCCCAAGCTCGATGCCGTGCTGCGCGACCCGGCCACCGTCTGGACAAAGGTGACGCTGACCGAATGGTACGGCGGCCAAACCTGCAGGCTCGAATACACCTCGGCCACGGCGCTCTGGTCCAAGGCCGGCCTGCCGCCCCAGCCGATCCGCTGGGTGCTGGTGCGCGATCCGTCCGGCACCCGTGACGCGCAGGCGTTCCTGTGCACCGACGCCGACCTCACCGCCGAGGCGATCCTCACGCGGTTCGTCATGCGCTGGCGCATCGAGACCACCTTCCAGGAGGTCCGCCGGCACCTCGGCGTCGAGACCCAGCGCCAATGGTCCGACAAGGCCATCCTGCGCACCACACCTGCCTTGCTCGCCTTGTACTCCCTCGTCACGCTCTGGGCACACGAGCTGCACACCCGGGCCGGACCGATCCGCCCACAGACCGCAGCTTGGTACGACAAACGCCTGCCAACCTTCAGCGACGCGCTCGCCGACGTCCGCCGCGCGTTATGGTGGCCGCAGATTTCATCAACGTCCCCGCCCAGCCGAGACCCCGTCAAAATTCACCCCGACCTCCTCGACCGGTGGATCGACACACTGTGCCGCGCTGCCTGA
- a CDS encoding transposase produces MRPHRQRPPSDLSAVPAILSTWLTVLRPCFTAPVWTRVLVLVAGAVLSPGGRTVTQALRVMGLAGKPGFGRYHDVLSRARWDARDVARRLLGHLVAVLSPDGEVIIGIDDTVERRWGPKIAARGIYRDPVRSSKGHFVKTSGLRWLVLAVMLPVPFAGRRWALPFHRAGPSERWSRRIASATRP; encoded by the coding sequence ATGAGACCCCATCGCCAACGCCCCCCTTCCGACCTTTCCGCTGTGCCAGCGATCTTGTCGACATGGCTGACCGTACTGCGCCCGTGCTTCACTGCACCAGTCTGGACCCGAGTCCTCGTGCTGGTGGCCGGTGCGGTGTTGTCGCCCGGCGGACGAACCGTGACGCAAGCCCTGCGCGTGATGGGACTGGCCGGAAAACCCGGCTTCGGTCGATACCACGACGTCCTGAGCCGGGCGCGGTGGGATGCGCGCGACGTGGCGCGCAGGCTGCTCGGGCACCTCGTCGCCGTGCTGTCGCCGGACGGCGAGGTGATCATCGGCATCGACGACACCGTGGAGCGACGATGGGGGCCGAAGATCGCGGCGCGCGGCATCTATCGTGACCCCGTCCGTTCGTCCAAAGGCCATTTCGTCAAGACCAGCGGCCTGCGCTGGCTCGTGCTGGCCGTCATGCTCCCGGTCCCCTTCGCGGGCCGGCGCTGGGCGCTGCCCTTTCACCGTGCTGGCCCCTCGGAGCGCTGGAGCCGGCGCATCGCCAGCGCCACAAGACCCTGA